From the genome of Malus sylvestris chromosome 13, drMalSylv7.2, whole genome shotgun sequence:
TCAATTAGGGCAATAGAAACCAAGTCTCGTACTGATGATCAACAATGGCTTACCTATTGGGTTCTGTATTCTCTGATGACAATCTTCGAGCTCACATTCGCCAAAATCCTTGAATGGTACTGTTTTTTCTTGTTAGATTTCAGATAGAATGTTGTTCATAACTAATTCCGGTCTAATTCTCAATGTCTAATGAAGTATCTAGTTAGAAACTGGCAAACTATAACCCTAATTATCCTATAATATATGTCCTCACTATCGATCAGCTTTCCGGTATGGACTTATGCCAAGTTGATATTCACATGTTGGTTGGTGCTGCCACAATTCAACGGAGCTGCATATGTATATCGACGCTTCATCAGACCCTACTATATGAACCCACAAGTTGCTCATCAAATGTGGTATTTCCCAAGAAAGAAGGGCGGTAGCCTCTTCAGCAAGCCGGATGACGTTTTAACCGCTGCCGAAAAGTACATGGAAGAGCACGGGACAGAAGCATTTGAAAGGCTCATAAGCAAGGTACATTGATATGCCTAGCTAATTTGTGTGTATGTGAAAGTCCCACGTCGAAACTTGAGAAACTAAAATACAGATAAAATACAACATATTGTAGAAACTGAAGAAGCTAAGAAACTAAAATACAGATAAAATGCAAATATATTGTAGAACCATCAAAAAAACGCCAAAGATTTTGGCCGAGGTGGAACGGTTTGACTTGGCTTTCCCATATCAGATAGTTGGTGTCAATGAGTTTCAAGGAAACAAGATGAGAACTGTTTGGAATGGAAAGAGTAGGAAGCGTGCAGGAGGTTGCCATGAGGGAGAGAAACACGGAGAATGAGGATCGGACGAGGCTTTAGAAAGTTGATAACGTGTAGAAACTGATTTTCTTAAATATTTACAAGACCAACATACAAGATATATATACAAATGGGTGGCTAATAATATACGGTTACAGCTCAAAGGCGATAAACATAAACATCAACATAAATATAGAGCTACAACATAATTGACAGTTGGCTATTATTCTAGAATTAATGTCTATAACTATTGTAACGGTGTAACTATTGTAACTCTCTAACACATATAATAGTTCCACTACTAATTGTATTTATAGCAGTCTTTCATATATATAAAACCTTATTCAACTCACTGGTAAT
Proteins encoded in this window:
- the LOC126596542 gene encoding HVA22-like protein c — encoded protein: MGRNDNSGNFLQVVANNFDVLALPLVTLVYPLYASIRAIETKSRTDDQQWLTYWVLYSLMTIFELTFAKILECFPVWTYAKLIFTCWLVLPQFNGAAYVYRRFIRPYYMNPQVAHQMWYFPRKKGGSLFSKPDDVLTAAEKYMEEHGTEAFERLISKADRERSNRKSNNYMIFDDDYMY